A genomic segment from Sciurus carolinensis chromosome 1, mSciCar1.2, whole genome shotgun sequence encodes:
- the Crispld1 gene encoding cysteine-rich secretory protein LCCL domain-containing 1 isoform X2, with translation MNMNATHIVHSDVLVLYVLITHRGNWWGHAPYKHGRPCSACPPSFGGGCRENLCYKEGSDSYYPPREEETNEIERQQAQVRDTHVRTRSDDSNRNEVISTQQMSQIVSCEVRLRDQCKGTTCNRYECPAGCLDSKAKVIGSVHYEMQSSICRAAIHYGIIDNDGGWVDITRQGRKHYFIKSNRNGVQTIGKYQSANSFTVSKVTVQAVTCETTVEQLCPFHKPASHCPRVYCPRNCMQANPHYARVIGSRIYSDLSSICRAAVHAGVVQNHGGYVDVMPVDKRKTYTASFQNGIFSESLQNPPGGKAFRVFAVV, from the exons ATGAACATGAATGCAACCCATATTGTCCATTCAGATGTTCTGGTCCTGTATGTACTCATTACACACAG GGGAAACTGGTGGGGCCATGCCCCTTACAAACATGGACGACCCTGTTCTGCTTGCCCACCTAGTTTTGGAGGGGGCTGTAGAGAAAATCTGTGCTACAAAG AAGGGTCAGACAGCTATTATCCTCCTCGAGAAGAAGAAACCAATGAGATTGAGCGGCAGCAGGCACAAGTACGTGACACTCATGTCCGGACACGATCCGATGACAGCAACAGAAATGAAGTCATCAGCACACAGCAAATGT ccCAAATTGTTTCTTGTGAAGTAAGATTACGAGACCAGTGCAAAGGGACAACCTGCAATAG GTATGAATGTCCTGCTGGCTGTTTGGATAGTAAAGCTAAAGTAATTGGCAGTGTACACTATGAAATG CAATCTAGCATCTGTAGAGCTGCAATTCATTATGGTATCATAGACAATGATGGTGGTTGGGTTGATATCACTAGACaaggaagaaaacattatttcatcAAGTCCAATAGAAATGGTGTTCAAACAATTGG CAAATATCAGTCTGCTAATTCCTTCACAGTCTCTAAAGTAACAG TTCAGGCTGTGACTTGTGAAACTACTGTGGAACAGCTTTGTCCATTTCATAAGCCTGCTTCACATTGCCCAAG agtataCTGTCCTCGTAACTGTATGCAGGCAAATCCACATTATGCTCGTGTAATTGGATCTCGAATTTACTCTGAT CTGTCCAGTATCTGCAGAGCAGCAGTCCATGCCGGGGTGGTTCAAAATCATGGTGGTTATGTTGATGTTATGCCTGTGGACAAAAGGAAGACTTATACTGCTTCTTTTCAGAATGGAATCTTCTCAGAAAG ttTACAGAATCCTCCAGGAGGAAAGGCATTCAGAGTATTTGCTGTTGTGTGA